The Rhodothermales bacterium DNA segment GGAAGCAGCACTTCTTGAAGTAGCGCTCGCTCGCGTCGAAGCCGGCCTGGCGCACCCTTTCTCTGCCGCGCTCCGGTTCGTGGACGAGACCGCGTCTCGCTAGCCGAGTCTCTCCGCCGCGGCGCGCAGCCGGCGCACACAAGTCTCCTTGCCCAGGACGGCCATCATCTCGAACAGTCCGGGGCCAAACGAAACGCCGCTGAGCGCCAGCCTCACAGGGTGGATGATGCGCCCTGCACCGACACCGCGCTCTTCAGCGATCCCGCGCAGAGCGCCTTCCAGGGCCTCCTCGTCCACCGAATGCAATTCAGAGATGCGGTCCGCGTAGGCCGTCACCAACTCCGCTGAGTCGTCCTTCCAGCGTTTCTTCAGCCCGTTGGGGTCGAACTCCTCCGGATCGCGGAAGAAATACCCCGTCGCGGAGACCAGCTCGCCTGCGAAGCCGACGCGGTCCTGCATCAGGGCAACCACTTGGGAGACGTATCCATCTGCAGCTTCGATACCGGATTCGCGCAGGCCGGCCCCCGTGTCTGCAGCCAGGGAGTCGAGGGAACGCCGGCGAATGTGCTGGCCGTTGAACCAGCCCAGCTTTTCCAGATCAAACTGCACTCCGGCGCTGCCGACACGCTCCAGCGAGAATGCGTCAACCAGGTCTCCGAGCGCGAATACCTCGCGTTCGTCGCCGGGATTCCACCCCAGCAGCGCCAGGTAGTTGATGAGCGCCTCGGGTTCGTAGCCCAAATCGCGGTACTGACGCACGAGAACCGGAATGCCCTGCCGCTCGGCTGCACGCTTGGAAAGTTTGCCGCCGGTGGGGCTCAGTATGAGTGGCAGATGCGCCATCTCTGGGGCGGTCCAGCCGAGCGCTTCGTAGAGCAATACGTGCTTGGGCGTCGAAGACAGCCACTCCTCGCCCCTGATCACGTGGGTGATCTCCATGAAATGGTCGTCGACCACGTTGGCCAGGTGGTAGGTGGGCAATCCGTCGGACTTCACCAGGACCTGGTCATCCACCACGTCGGAAGCGAACGTGACCGAGCCGCGTACCGCGTCCTGAAAGGTCACAGTCGCGCCCGGGTCTACCTTGAGTCGCACGACGTAGTCGGTGCCCGATTCGATCAGGCTGCTCACTTCCTCCGCCGGTAGTGTGAGGCTGTTTCGCATGGAAGCGCGCGTCGAGGCGTCGTACCTCGGCGTGGGATTCTCCGGAGTTTTCAGCCGCTCCCGCATGGCATCGATTTCTTCCGGCGTATCGAACGCGTAGTAGGCGGCTCCGGAGGCAATCAGACGGTCGGCGTGCTCACGGTACAACGCGCTGCGCTCAGACTGGCGATAGGGCCCTGCCGCCCCCCCGATATCCGGGCTCTCATCCGGACTCAGGCCCGCCCAGGCAAGGCTGTCCCTGATGTCGCCTTCGGCATCCTCAACGAAGCGTGTGCGGTCGGTATCCTCAATGCGCAGCACAAACGCACCCCCGGTCTGGCGGGCGAGCAGGTAGTTGTAGAGAGCCGTTCGCAGACCTCCGATGTGGAGGTATCCGGTTGGACTCGGTGCAAATCGCACGCGGACAGGCGACATGTCGGGGTTCGGATTGATGCGCTCCGAAAATAGCGGGCTCTTCCCCGCTCGCCGACTAGTTCAGCGTGAATCCGGAGGCCGCTAGGGGCCTTCTATCAGACGGGCGGACTCCACAGTGACACCGGGCGTGATCACGTAGACCGTATTCATTACGCCGAACACGGGAGACTCAAGGTCCACCATTTCCTGCTCAGCCACGATGGCTGCGGCCGCATCGCCCGCCGTAAACCTTGGCAGGTACAAACCCAATACGAACAGGCAAGCCGCCATAAACACGGTGGTACCCAGGCTGACCGATCGACGTGACTGCCAGAGCGGCTCGCGATCCCCCGCCCGATCCACCTTGTCGACCCGCTCCTTCAAGTCGGCAAGTCGCTCCATGAAGCGCTCGTCGGCCTGCTGCGGCACAGCGATGTACTCCTCCCGGGCAATGCGCCTGAACGACATGACCGAATCCATCCGGCCCCGACAGGAAGCGCACTCAGCCAGGTGAACAAAGAGCGTTGGCTGCTCCGCGACCTGAAGCTCACCATCCAGATAGCCGTTCAGGGCGTCCTCGATGCCGGGACGAGTCCTGGGATCGGCAACACAAAGGAGATCGGTCGGAGTCATGCTTCCGCCCTCCGCGCCGAGGCGCCCTTTGGAATGGGTTCAGCCAGCACCGGCTGCATCAGTTTGGCCAGCTTGCGGCGTGCCTTGAAAAGACGAGACTTGACGGCGCTCACCGTGGAGCGCGTGACCGCTGCTATCTCCTCGTAGGAAAGGTTCTGGTACTCGCGAAGAATGAGCACCTCTCGGTAGTCCGGGCTCAGCTTCATGAGGAAGGCCCCGACCAGCGCGATGCGCTCGCTCTTCTCCATGTGCTGGATGGGCGTGGAGTCCGCCTCCAGCTCCGCGATGTGATCACCCATGCCGACCAGGCGCCTGTCACGGCGCATGGTATTCAGGCACTGGTTTCGGGCGATGGTGAACAGCCAGGACTTGAAGCTCGATGTCTTCATGAGTCGGTCCCGATGTTCGTAGAGTCTGAGGAACGTGTCCTGCATCACGTCAGCGGCGACTTCCCGGTCGGAAAGCATCTTGACGCAGAAGGCGTATACGGGTCCTTTGTAACGATTGTAGAGGGACACGAACGCGAATTCGTCTCCGGACTGAAAAGCCTCGATCAGGGGCTGATCTCCCGACATAGGTGGTGTGGCGCCTTGCGTTGTTGATATGACACAGGGATTACCGGAAAGTTGCTCGACGCCGTCGGAACCGCCTCTGGCACCTCGCGTCTGTGGGCGCGCCCTGATTCCGGGGGCCTCTCAGCCTCATTGAACCCTCCTCTTTCCATGCGACTGCTTGTACCCCTGCTTCTGGTTATCCTTCTGTCTGCCTGTGCCGGGCTCGGATCCGGCCGCGCAGATGCAGACCGGGATGTTGTTGCGATCATCGGATCGGAGCGCATCACGCTGGAAGACTTCGAGCGTCAGTACTCCCGCTCGCTACCGGACTCCGCCGACGCATCGCAGGACTCTCTTGGTGCCTACCAGGACTTCCTGCAGCGCTATGTGGACTTCCGTCTGAAGGTCCGGGAAGCCGATTCAGCAGGCTACGATAGCCGCGAAGACCTCATTCAGGAAATGTCCCAGTACCGGGGACAACTCGCGCGGCCGTACCTCCTGGAGCGCGAGGTGGTCGAACCCCTGATCCAGGATCTGTGGGACAAGAAGCAGGAGATGGTGGACGTATCTCACATTCTGCTCCGCGTGGATCCTGACGCCGCCCCCAACGACACGGCCCGGGTTTACGCGCGCATGGTGGGCCTGCTGGATTCGCTCGCGTCCGGGGCGGACTTCGGGGACCTTGCCGGCACCTACTCAGAGGATCCGAGCGCCAAGGATGCAACCCGTCCGGGATACCGGGGTCGATTGGGCGTGTACTCGGGCGGACGAATGGTCAAGCCCTTCGAGGATCGCATGTACAGCACGCCGGTCGACTCCGTGTCGGAGATCTTCCGGTCGCAGTTTGGTTACCACATCCTGAAGGTGCACGACCGTCGCGCCAAACCTACAGATCGGCGCGTGGCCCACATCATGATCCAGCCTCGCGGGCAGACACCCGCTGATACGCTCGATGCTGCGGCCAGACTGGACTCAACGCTGGCCATGCTGCGGGCGGGTCAGGACTTTGCCCAGGTGGCACAGACCATGTCTGACGACCGGCAGAGTGCCCCTCGAGGCGGCGATCTGGATTTTGTGGGCTTCGATGGGTGGCTGCCTCCGGAAATGCGCGACGTCGCGTTTGCGCTGGAATCAGAGGGCAACATCTCCGATCCGGTGCAGACCCGTTTCGGGCACCATATCGTCAAGCTGCTTGCCATCCGCGAGCCGGTGAGCTTCGAGGAGGCGTACGAGGATCTAAAGAGTGAAGTAGCGCGGCTGCCGCGCGCCAACCAGGCCGAGGCCGAGTTTGCGGCCCAGATTCGTGCGCGGGAAGGCGCTCGCATCGACTCATCCTGGGTCAACGAAATGTTGGGTCAGACGTCGGCAGATTCGGTGCTTTTTGCGATTTCGAACGGCACCATCGGCGACGACATGCTGCGTCGCGAGGTCGCTTTCCTGGGCACAAACGCCTACACCGTGGAGGAATTTGGCACGTTCGCCTCATCGTATCGGGGAGCCCGTCAGCTGGAGCCTCAACGCAGATTCCAGGCCACGCTCGACGCGTTTCTGGATGACCGGGCCATCGAACTCGAGGTATCTGCTCTTGAAGCGCGGGATGAGAACTTCCGTCGCACGATGCAGGAATTCAGGGACGGACTGATGCTCTTCCGGCTCATGGAGGACTCCGTCTGGACGGCAGCAAATCAGGATTCATCGGCCTTGATGGCGCACTTCGAGGCCAACCGGGACAACTACCGATTCCCAGACCGAACCCGCATTCTCGGCATTGCGTCCTCCAGCGATTCGCTCATGCAGGTAATCCA contains these protein-coding regions:
- a CDS encoding peptidylprolyl isomerase; the protein is MRLLVPLLLVILLSACAGLGSGRADADRDVVAIIGSERITLEDFERQYSRSLPDSADASQDSLGAYQDFLQRYVDFRLKVREADSAGYDSREDLIQEMSQYRGQLARPYLLEREVVEPLIQDLWDKKQEMVDVSHILLRVDPDAAPNDTARVYARMVGLLDSLASGADFGDLAGTYSEDPSAKDATRPGYRGRLGVYSGGRMVKPFEDRMYSTPVDSVSEIFRSQFGYHILKVHDRRAKPTDRRVAHIMIQPRGQTPADTLDAAARLDSTLAMLRAGQDFAQVAQTMSDDRQSAPRGGDLDFVGFDGWLPPEMRDVAFALESEGNISDPVQTRFGHHIVKLLAIREPVSFEEAYEDLKSEVARLPRANQAEAEFAAQIRAREGARIDSSWVNEMLGQTSADSVLFAISNGTIGDDMLRREVAFLGTNAYTVEEFGTFASSYRGARQLEPQRRFQATLDAFLDDRAIELEVSALEARDENFRRTMQEFRDGLMLFRLMEDSVWTAANQDSSALMAHFEANRDNYRFPDRTRILGIASSSDSLMQVIHGLLEAGTPYAAILDAYQPDSTVSVRFDTTLVEGETSSIYDRAFDQPVGGHTEVLTYSAGRIVLINDGVEPSRPKTFREARAEVVSEYQTTLEERLVAGLRNKYGVVTYPERLSRAFAPAVVEE
- a CDS encoding RNA polymerase sigma factor, giving the protein MSGDQPLIEAFQSGDEFAFVSLYNRYKGPVYAFCVKMLSDREVAADVMQDTFLRLYEHRDRLMKTSSFKSWLFTIARNQCLNTMRRDRRLVGMGDHIAELEADSTPIQHMEKSERIALVGAFLMKLSPDYREVLILREYQNLSYEEIAAVTRSTVSAVKSRLFKARRKLAKLMQPVLAEPIPKGASARRAEA
- a CDS encoding zf-HC2 domain-containing protein, whose amino-acid sequence is MTPTDLLCVADPRTRPGIEDALNGYLDGELQVAEQPTLFVHLAECASCRGRMDSVMSFRRIAREEYIAVPQQADERFMERLADLKERVDKVDRAGDREPLWQSRRSVSLGTTVFMAACLFVLGLYLPRFTAGDAAAAIVAEQEMVDLESPVFGVMNTVYVITPGVTVESARLIEGP
- a CDS encoding glutamate--tRNA ligase translates to MSPVRVRFAPSPTGYLHIGGLRTALYNYLLARQTGGAFVLRIEDTDRTRFVEDAEGDIRDSLAWAGLSPDESPDIGGAAGPYRQSERSALYREHADRLIASGAAYYAFDTPEEIDAMRERLKTPENPTPRYDASTRASMRNSLTLPAEEVSSLIESGTDYVVRLKVDPGATVTFQDAVRGSVTFASDVVDDQVLVKSDGLPTYHLANVVDDHFMEITHVIRGEEWLSSTPKHVLLYEALGWTAPEMAHLPLILSPTGGKLSKRAAERQGIPVLVRQYRDLGYEPEALINYLALLGWNPGDEREVFALGDLVDAFSLERVGSAGVQFDLEKLGWFNGQHIRRRSLDSLAADTGAGLRESGIEAADGYVSQVVALMQDRVGFAGELVSATGYFFRDPEEFDPNGLKKRWKDDSAELVTAYADRISELHSVDEEALEGALRGIAEERGVGAGRIIHPVRLALSGVSFGPGLFEMMAVLGKETCVRRLRAAAERLG